A stretch of the Aegilops tauschii subsp. strangulata cultivar AL8/78 chromosome 4, Aet v6.0, whole genome shotgun sequence genome encodes the following:
- the LOC109778828 gene encoding homologous-pairing protein 2 homolog isoform X1, with translation MPPKSDSVEGIVLNFVNQQNRPLNSQNVADALQKFSLKKTAVQKGLDALADSGQISFKEYGKQKIYLARQDQFDIPNGEELEEMKKANSKLQEELAEQKKITSEVESEIKGLQSNLTLDEIRSKEARLQSEVQEMEEKLKKLQSGVILVKPEDKKIIEETFSEKTNQWRKRKRMFKELWDNITENSPKDQKEFKEELGLEYDEDVDVNFQPYSEMLASLNKRRKVSR, from the exons ATGCCGCCTAAATCGGACAGCGTCGAAG GAATCGTCCTCAACTTCGTCAACCAG CAAAATAGGCCATTGAATTCTCAGAATGTGGCTGATGCACTACAGAAGTTTAGTCTTAAGAAGACTGCAGTGCAAAAAGGACTGGATGCATTGGCTGACAGCGGTCAAATATCCTTCAAGGAGTATGGCAAGCAGAAAATCTACCTTGCTCGGCAAGACCAGTTTGACATTCCAAATGGGGAGGAACTTGAGGAGATGAAGAAAGCAAATAGCAAACTACAGGAAGAACTCGCAGAGCAAAAGAAAATTACTAGTGAGGTCGAATCTG AGATAAAAGGTCTACAGTCAAACTTGACACTGGATGAGATTAGGTCAAAGGAGGCCAGATTACAAAGTGAG GTCCAGGAAATGGAAGAAAAATTAAAGAAATTGCAGAGTGGTGTGATCTTGGTGAAACCTGAAGACAAGAAGATAATTGAAGAGACCTTCTCTGAGAAAACTAACCAGTGGAGAAAGCGAAAGAGGATGTTCAAGGAGCTATGGGATAATATCACCGAGAATAGCCCCAAAGACCAGAAGGAATTTAAG GAAGAACTTGGTCTTGAGTATGATGAAGATGTGGATGTGAACTTCCAACCATACAGTGAAATGCTGGCGAGTCTCAACAAAAGGAGAAAAGTTTCTCGCTGA
- the LOC109778828 gene encoding homologous-pairing protein 2 homolog isoform X2 yields the protein MKEMMISRTEQNRPLNSQNVADALQKFSLKKTAVQKGLDALADSGQISFKEYGKQKIYLARQDQFDIPNGEELEEMKKANSKLQEELAEQKKITSEVESEIKGLQSNLTLDEIRSKEARLQSEVQEMEEKLKKLQSGVILVKPEDKKIIEETFSEKTNQWRKRKRMFKELWDNITENSPKDQKEFKEELGLEYDEDVDVNFQPYSEMLASLNKRRKVSR from the exons ATGAAGGAGATGATGATTAGTCGCACGGAG CAAAATAGGCCATTGAATTCTCAGAATGTGGCTGATGCACTACAGAAGTTTAGTCTTAAGAAGACTGCAGTGCAAAAAGGACTGGATGCATTGGCTGACAGCGGTCAAATATCCTTCAAGGAGTATGGCAAGCAGAAAATCTACCTTGCTCGGCAAGACCAGTTTGACATTCCAAATGGGGAGGAACTTGAGGAGATGAAGAAAGCAAATAGCAAACTACAGGAAGAACTCGCAGAGCAAAAGAAAATTACTAGTGAGGTCGAATCTG AGATAAAAGGTCTACAGTCAAACTTGACACTGGATGAGATTAGGTCAAAGGAGGCCAGATTACAAAGTGAG GTCCAGGAAATGGAAGAAAAATTAAAGAAATTGCAGAGTGGTGTGATCTTGGTGAAACCTGAAGACAAGAAGATAATTGAAGAGACCTTCTCTGAGAAAACTAACCAGTGGAGAAAGCGAAAGAGGATGTTCAAGGAGCTATGGGATAATATCACCGAGAATAGCCCCAAAGACCAGAAGGAATTTAAG GAAGAACTTGGTCTTGAGTATGATGAAGATGTGGATGTGAACTTCCAACCATACAGTGAAATGCTGGCGAGTCTCAACAAAAGGAGAAAAGTTTCTCGCTGA
- the LOC109778831 gene encoding uncharacterized protein: MGRTLDVLLGRTTKQTARLKSLLGLATKRIAVVRAHREVRCAQARGDVEQLLRQGHPDRALLRAEQVIRERDTLDVLLLLDAYCALLADRSALLDAHRDCPEELREAAAGLCYAAARCGDLPELQEARALLAAKFGRGFASAAAELRAGCGVNAKLVQRLSTALPSLESRQMVLLEIGADKDIPVRLHSDAASYGHEDSAGRSHHGHGHRKKRHDDDDDRRHATPRAEEPEGDKADSKLTFKDVEEAAQAAFESAATAAAAAKAAIELSRAGSGSTDDRHRRNPGRAHADDEMLHGGEDLADAKKFGRIGHVRNYSSDAEDLPEERGEEQDTPRSRPASVRTNRRL, translated from the coding sequence ATGGGGAGGACGCTGGACGTGCTGCTGGGCCGAACCACCAAGCAGACGGCGCGCCTCAAGTCCCTCCTGGGGCTGGCCACGAAGCGGATCGCCGTGGTGCGCGCCCACCGGGAGGTGCGGTGCGCGCAGGCGCGGGGGGACGTGGAGCAGCTGCTGCGGCAGGGCCACCCGGACCGGGCCCTCCTCCGCGCCGAGCAGGTGATCCGGGAGCGGGACACGCTCGACGTCCTCCTCCTGCTCGACGCCTACTGCGCGCTCCTCGCCGACCGCTCCGCGCTGCTCGACGCGCACCGCGACTGCCCCGAGGAgctgcgggaggcggcggcggggctctgCTACGCGGCGGCGCGCTGCGGGGATCTGCCCGAGCTGCAGGAGGCCCGCGCCCTCCTCGCCGCCAAGTTCGGCCGGGGCttcgcgtccgccgccgccgagctccgcGCCGGCTGCGGCGTCAACGCCAAGCTCGTGCAGCGGCTCTCCACGGCCCTGCCCAGCCTCGAGAGCCGCCAGATGGTGCTCCTCGAGATCGGCGCCGACAAGGACATCCCCGTGCGCCTTCACAGCGACGCCGCCTCCTACGGCCACGAGGATTCGGCCGGCCGCTCCCACCATGGCCATGGCCACAGGAAGAAGAggcacgacgacgacgacgaccgACGGCACGCGACGCCGCGGGCCGAGGAGCCGGAGGGAGACAAGGCCGACTCGAAGCTGACATTCAAAGACGTGGAAGAGGCGGCGCAGGCCGCCTTCGAATCGGCtgccacggcggcggcggccgccaAGGCTGCCATAGAGCTCTCGCGAGCAGGGTCCGGCAGCACCGACGACAGGCACAGGAGGAACCCAGGAAGGGCGCATGCCGACGACGAGATGCTCCACGGCGGCGAGGATCTGGCCGATGCAAAGAAATTCGGAAGGATCGGACATGTTCGGAACTACAGCTCAGACGCAGAGGATCTGCCGGAGGAACGCGGAGAAGAGCAGGATACGCCCAGGAGCAGGCCGGCTTCAGTCAGGACGAACAGAAGACTCTAG